In Mycobacterium tuberculosis H37Rv, a single window of DNA contains:
- a CDS encoding methyltransferase has protein sequence MTITALTVTLPLLWRRLTTAGVKYADQGHFVGSAGVPAADAGGRDAASEQIARWTQTCTVVLVCGHGPAKWAFRSWCTSRSCDTLPVALRYRLQSNPLVGKLTTKYFLPLGTRQVGDHVVFFNFGYEEDPPMALPLSESDEPNRYCIQLYHQTASQVDLTGKEVLEVSCGAGGGASYIARNLGPASYTGLDLNPASIDLCRAKHRLPGLQFVQGDAQNLPFPDESFDAVVNVEASHQYPDFRGFLAEVARVLRPGGHFLYTDSRRNPVVAEWEAALADAPLRTISQRDIGAQAKRGLDANTARSQEAIGRRAPVLLAGLTRCAVRVLDWDLRRGGGFSYRIYLFAKD, from the coding sequence ATGACGATAACCGCATTAACCGTGACGTTGCCGTTACTTTGGCGGCGTTTGACCACTGCGGGCGTCAAATACGCAGATCAGGGGCATTTCGTGGGATCGGCTGGCGTGCCCGCAGCCGACGCTGGCGGGCGGGATGCGGCGTCCGAACAGATAGCTCGCTGGACTCAAACTTGCACGGTCGTGCTGGTTTGCGGTCACGGTCCGGCAAAGTGGGCATTTCGGTCCTGGTGCACCTCGCGGTCGTGCGACACTCTCCCCGTGGCTCTTAGGTATCGCCTGCAGTCCAATCCGTTGGTCGGCAAGCTCACGACCAAGTACTTCTTGCCGCTTGGCACTCGCCAGGTCGGCGATCACGTGGTGTTTTTCAACTTCGGCTACGAGGAGGATCCGCCGATGGCGTTGCCGCTGTCGGAGTCCGACGAGCCCAATCGGTATTGCATCCAGCTCTACCACCAGACGGCCAGTCAGGTGGACCTCACCGGCAAGGAGGTGCTAGAGGTCAGTTGTGGCGCCGGTGGCGGGGCCTCCTACATCGCCCGCAACCTAGGTCCGGCCTCCTACACGGGGCTGGACTTGAATCCGGCCAGCATCGACCTCTGCCGGGCAAAGCACCGGCTGCCCGGCCTGCAGTTCGTGCAGGGCGACGCGCAGAACCTGCCTTTCCCCGACGAATCCTTCGATGCGGTGGTCAATGTCGAAGCCTCGCACCAGTACCCCGACTTTCGCGGCTTCTTGGCCGAAGTGGCGCGCGTGCTTCGCCCGGGCGGACACTTCCTCTACACCGATTCCCGTCGAAATCCCGTCGTCGCCGAATGGGAGGCGGCGTTGGCCGATGCTCCGCTGCGCACGATTTCGCAGCGGGACATCGGCGCGCAGGCCAAGCGTGGGTTGGATGCGAACACGGCGCGTTCGCAAGAGGCCATCGGCCGCCGCGCACCCGTATTGCTGGCCGGCTTGACCCGCTGTGCGGTGCGTGTGCTGGACTGGGATCTACGTCGCGGCGGCGGGTTCAGCTATCGGATCTACTTGTTCGCCAAGGATTGA
- a CDS encoding glycosyltransferase — MKFVVASYGTRGDIEPCAAVGLELQRRGHDVCLAVPPNLIGFVETAGLSAVAYGSRDSQEQLDEQFLHNAWKLQNPIKLLREAMAPVTEGWAELSAMLTPVAAGADLLLTGQIYQEVVANVAEHHGIPLAALHFYPVRANGEIAFPARLPAPLVRSTITAIDWLYWRMTKGVEDAQRRELGLPKASTPAPRRMAVRGSLEIQAYDALCFPGLAAEWGGRRPFVGALTMESATDADDEVASWIAADTPPIYFGFGSMPIGSLADRVAMISAACAELGERALICSGPSDATGIPQFDHVKVVRVVSHAAVFPTCRAVVHHGGAGTTAAGLRAGIPTLILWVTSDQPIWAAQIKQLKVGRGRRFSSATKESLIADLRTILAPDYVTRAREIASRMTKPAASVTATADLLEDAARRAR; from the coding sequence ATGAAATTTGTCGTGGCCAGCTATGGGACTCGCGGCGACATCGAGCCCTGCGCAGCGGTCGGCCTGGAGCTGCAGCGGCGCGGCCATGATGTGTGCCTTGCCGTGCCGCCCAACCTGATTGGTTTCGTGGAAACGGCCGGGCTGTCTGCTGTCGCATACGGAAGCAGGGACTCTCAGGAGCAGCTCGACGAGCAGTTCCTGCACAACGCGTGGAAACTTCAGAACCCCATCAAGCTGCTGCGTGAAGCGATGGCGCCCGTCACCGAGGGCTGGGCGGAGCTGAGCGCGATGTTGACGCCGGTGGCCGCCGGGGCCGACCTGCTGTTGACCGGTCAGATCTACCAGGAGGTGGTCGCCAACGTCGCCGAGCACCACGGCATTCCGTTGGCCGCGCTGCATTTTTATCCGGTGCGAGCCAATGGCGAGATCGCCTTTCCCGCGCGGCTGCCGGCGCCACTGGTCCGCTCCACCATCACGGCCATCGACTGGCTGTATTGGCGCATGACGAAAGGTGTTGAGGACGCGCAGCGGCGTGAACTGGGCCTGCCGAAGGCGTCAACTCCCGCGCCGCGGCGAATGGCCGTACGCGGGTCGCTGGAGATCCAAGCCTACGACGCGCTTTGCTTCCCGGGGCTGGCAGCGGAATGGGGCGGCCGACGCCCGTTCGTCGGCGCGTTGACGATGGAATCGGCGACCGACGCGGACGACGAGGTCGCTTCATGGATCGCTGCCGATACACCGCCGATTTATTTCGGCTTTGGCAGCATGCCGATCGGATCCCTGGCCGACCGGGTCGCCATGATCAGTGCGGCCTGCGCGGAGTTGGGCGAGCGCGCGTTGATTTGCTCGGGACCCAGCGATGCGACCGGAATCCCGCAGTTCGATCACGTGAAGGTGGTGCGTGTGGTCAGCCACGCGGCGGTCTTTCCCACCTGCCGTGCGGTCGTCCACCATGGCGGCGCGGGCACCACCGCCGCCGGTCTTCGAGCCGGTATCCCCACCTTGATTCTGTGGGTCACCTCCGACCAGCCGATCTGGGCTGCTCAGATCAAACAGCTGAAAGTAGGCCGGGGGAGACGCTTTTCAAGCGCCACCAAAGAATCGCTGATTGCCGACCTTCGAACGATACTTGCGCCGGACTATGTCACCCGAGCGCGGGAGATCGCGTCTCGGATGACCAAACCCGCCGCCAGCGTCACGGCCACCGCCGATCTGCTCGAAGATGCAGCCCGCCGTGCGCGCTAA
- the wbbL2 gene encoding rhamnosyl transferase WbbL — protein sequence MYAPLVSLMITVPVFGQHEYTHALVADLEREGADYLIVDNRGDYPRIGTERVSTPGENLGWAGGSELGFRLAFAEGYSHAMTLNNDTRVSKGFVAALLDSRLPADAGMVGPMFDVGFPFAVADEKPDAESYVPRARYRKVPAVEGTALVMSRDCWDAVGGMDLSTFGRYGWGLDLDLALRARKSGYGLYTTEMAYINHFGRKTANTHFGGHRYHWGASAAMIRGLRRTHGWPAAMGILREMGMAHHRKWHKSFPLTCPASC from the coding sequence TTGTACGCTCCGCTTGTGTCCCTGATGATTACGGTGCCGGTGTTTGGGCAGCACGAATACACCCACGCACTCGTGGCCGACCTGGAACGTGAGGGCGCCGACTATCTCATCGTCGACAACCGCGGTGATTATCCTAGGATCGGCACCGAGCGAGTGAGCACACCGGGAGAGAACCTAGGCTGGGCCGGGGGGAGCGAGCTCGGTTTCCGACTTGCGTTCGCGGAGGGTTACTCCCACGCAATGACGCTCAACAACGACACCCGGGTCTCGAAGGGATTTGTTGCCGCGTTGCTCGACTCGCGGCTACCGGCCGACGCCGGAATGGTCGGGCCGATGTTTGACGTGGGTTTTCCCTTCGCGGTAGCTGACGAGAAACCAGACGCCGAAAGCTATGTTCCGCGAGCGCGATACCGGAAGGTGCCCGCAGTCGAGGGAACGGCGCTGGTGATGTCGCGGGATTGCTGGGATGCGGTCGGCGGCATGGACCTGTCCACGTTCGGGCGCTACGGATGGGGGCTCGACCTGGATCTCGCGTTACGGGCTCGAAAGTCCGGGTATGGCCTGTACACAACCGAGATGGCCTACATCAACCATTTCGGGCGCAAGACCGCCAATACGCACTTCGGTGGGCACCGGTATCACTGGGGTGCAAGTGCGGCCATGATCCGGGGATTGCGTCGAACGCATGGCTGGCCCGCCGCTATGGGTATCTTGCGGGAGATGGGGATGGCCCATCATCGTAAGTGGCACAAGTCATTTCCGCTCACCTGCCCGGCGAGCTGCTAG